The stretch of DNA ATCCCGTGAAAGAAGCAGTGCCCCAGAAAGACACCGCCGAGATTTCGACCGCGAAACTCTCCACAATCAAAAAGAACTTGATGGAAGCGCAGTTGCCCGGCCTTATCGAGTTCGTCGAACCCAAGTTCGATTTGAGCATGGTTGCCGGCCATGCGGCGGCGAAGGAACGCCTCGTCAACGACGCAAAACTCGTGAAGCAGGGCCAGCACGATGCCGTGCCGATGGGATATCTCATCTGCGGACCGGTCGGAGTAGGAAAGACCTTTCTTGCGCAATGCTATGCGGGCTCGGTTGGCATACCGTGTATCACGATTCTGAATTTCCGTAGCAAGTACGTCGGCGAAACCGAAGCGAACCTCGAACGCATCCTGTTCGTCGTGCGCGAACTTGGCCCCATTGCCGTCGTTGTGGACGAGGCGGACGCCGCGGTTGGCGATCGCACCGCGAGCGGCGATTCGGGCACCAGCGCGCGGGTCTTCGCGCAACTCGCCTCGCAAATGGGCAACACGCAGTACCGCGGCAAGATTATCTGGTTCCTGCTCACGTGCCGGCCTGACCTGTTGCCGATCGATCTTAAGCGGCAGGGGCGCTGCGAGGAGCACATTCCGCTTTTCTATCCCGAGACCGTGGATGATCGGCGCGAGATGTTCCTTGCGATGGCGAAGAAGCTGAAGTTGCCGCTTGACGAAAAATCACTGCCGGACCTGAGCGCTACTCCTTCGTTGAGCGGGGCGGACATCGAAAGCGTCCTCACGCGCGTGCGTCGCGAATCGTTGATCCAAAACCGTCCGATCGACGCGGCACTGGTCAAGGAAGTCATCGACAACTTCCGCAGTCTGCGGAGCCAGGCCCACGAACTGCAGCTCATCGCCGCGATTCTTGAATCGTCCGACCAGCGCTACCTGCCCGAAAAGGTGCGCAGCCAGATCAATTCACCCGAACAGTACCAGGTGCTCGCGCGGAAACTGCGCGAACTCCAAGCCATTGAAGACAGCGGATTGTAGTCCAATTCTTGCATCCCATCTAAATCGCTTTCTGTGCATTTTCAGCGCGATTAGCGGTATTCTCTTTTGCGGCAAGTTAAGGCCCCTGATATGAAGACCCCTTCAACTTCAGTACGGAAACCATCCAACTCCGGTAGGGAGGATTTGCGCATACTGAGTGCGTTGCGCCGAATCATTCGCGCGGTCGACATCCATTCGCGCAAGTTGGCCACGACCCACAACCTCACCGTACCCCAACTGCTTGCGCTAATGTGCGTCGTCGAAGAAGGTCCTGTCAGTTCGACACATATCAGCGAACAGATTCACCTCAGCGGCAGCACAGTCGTTGGCTTGGTGGATCGGCTGGAAGCCAAGGGGCTCGTTCGTCGAGACCGCAGTACAGAGGATCGCAGACTGGTATTCGTGGCGGCGACGACGCTGGGCATCGAAGCAGCCAGAGCGGCGCCGTCCCCCCTGCAGGATCGGTTTGTCGAACGGCTCGGACGATTGGATTCGGACGAGCGCGACCGAATCGCCCTTTCCCTAGAGCGCGTGGTGGAGCTGATGGAGGCGCGCGACATTGACGCATCTCCCATTCTCGATGTTGGTGACGTAAAGCGGCCGACTGCATCGTCGACGTAAACGACTGTATTTCAGCAATGTACACAACTCGAGCCGATCAATTGAGTCTTCAGTTAATTTGTGTTATAATCATTGCTTCTATGATAACATGTATACAAATGATTGATACTCAATGCACCCAATCCTCGCCGCGCAGCGCTGCCGACGCGAGAGTGCGGCTCCATGCGCCTCACACGGAAGATGCTGCGGAGGTATGGCGGCTCGTGCAGATGGCGCCGCCGCTCGAAGTCAATACGCCATACGCGTACCTACTGTTGTGTACGCATTTCGCCCAGACGAGCGTTGTCGCACGGAATGGGCGAACACTTCGGGGATTCATCGGCGGGTACCGAATTCAGGAACGGCCGGACACGCTGTATATTTGGCAGATTGCCGTCCACCCACTCGACAGGCGCAAAGGTCTCGGAGACATGATGCTGGCGGCGCTGATTTCTCGCCATGGCCTATCAGACGTCCGATTCATCGAGGCCAGTGTGACCCCGTCCAATTTTTCGTCCAATCGCTTTTTCTTACGATTCGCCCAACGCCGTGGATTTGCGGTCGAGCGACGGGCCCTATTCACTGCGGATCATTTCCCGGAAGGGAATCACGAGCCCGAGCAGCTCATCCGCATCGGCCCGCTGCACGTTGAATAGCAGTAACAAGGGGAATGCCGTGATGGGTAGTTCAATGGCAATTCGTACGAGAGCGGAATCGACGCAGGTTTTCGAGCGCGTGGAATCGAACGTGCGCGGGTACTGCCGCGCCTATCCGACCGTGTTTACACGTGCGCAGAACGCATCGCTGTTCAACGAACGAGGCGACCGATTCATCGATTTTCTCGCGGGCGCGGGAACACTGAGCTACGGACACAACAATCCACACTTGAAGAAGGCGCTCCTTGAATATATCGCACAGGACGGAATCGTCCACAGTCTTGACATGTACAGCAGCGCGAAGCGGCGATTCCTCGAGGCACTCGACCAGATTGTTCTACGGCCGCGGGAGATGGATTATTGCGTGCAATTCACCGGACCGACCGGCACCAACGCCGTCGAGGCGGCCCTAAAGATCGCGCGCAACTACACCGGCCGCACAAACGTCATTGCATTCACGAACGGTTTCCACGGCGTAACGCTAGGTTCCGTCGCCGTGACCGGAAACGCGCATTTTCGTTCTGCGGCGGGCGTCGCTCTGTGCAACACGACGTTCATGCCGTATGACGGGTACTGCGGCGAACACGTCGATACGATCGCCTTCATCGAGCGGATGCTCACCGATCCAAGCAGCGGCCTCGATTTTCCAGCGGCAGTCATCGTGGAGTGCATTCAGGGGGAGGGTGGTGTGAACGAGGCGAGCTTCGATTGGCTGCGGAGGCTCGAGCGCCTGTGCAATATGCACGGTATAGTCCTCATCGTAGACGACATACAGGCGGGCGTAGGACGGACAGGAACGTTCTTCAGTTTCGAGGACGCCGACATCTCGCCTGACGTCATTACACTCTCAAAATCGCTAAGCGGCTATGGCCTTCCGTTGTCGGTCGTGCTGTTGAAGCGCAAACTCGACATCTGGAAGCCGGGGCAGCACAACGGGACCTTTCGTGGCAATAATTTGGCTTTTGTGACTGCGGCGGAAATGATTGGGCGGTACTGGACCAATCGAGGCTTCAGTAAGCAGGTCCAACAGAAATCCTGGTACATGGGCAAACGACTGCACCAGTTGCGCGAACGGTTTCCGAGTATCGTCGGCGTGCGCGGGCGCGGGCTATTCTTCGGAATCGAGTTTTCGCCGATCTGCCTTGCAGGCGAGGTTCGCGACGCCGCGTTCCGAAACGGTCTCATAGTTGAAACGTGCGGTGCGCGCGATCACGTCTTAAAGATTCTGCCCCCGCTGACGATCGAGGAATCCGACATGGCCGAGGGGCTCTGCATTCTCGAGGCATCACTTGTAGAAGCATTGGAGAGTAACGAATCGAGAGCACCTGTGCCAATGGAGTACGAATCATGATCGTACGAACTCTCGACTCAGTACGGAACAGTGATCGCGAAATACACGCGCCGACGTGGGTCAGCCGGCGATTGCTCCTGAAAAAGGACGGCATGGGATTCTCGATGCACGAGACGATCATTTACGCCGGAACGAGTACGAAGATGTGGTACCGGAACCATCTGGAGGCGGTGTACTGCATCGAGGGTAACGGCGAGTTGGAGGACGTAAATTCAGGCGCTCTTCATGTCGTCAAGCCGGGTACGTTATACGCTCTGGACAAACACGACCGGCACGTCCTTAAGGCGATTACCGAGCTCCGCCTTGTGTGCGTGTTTAATCCTCCCTGCTCTGGACGGGAGAACCATGACGAACACGGCGGATACCCACTGTTGGACGACGAACTGGCGCCGGTACGCTCGAAGTAGCGGCGAATCGTGGAGGTAAGAACCGATGGGAACACGCGTAGACAAATATCCGAGCCGCGTGGATGGCGAGGCGGGCGTCGTGCCGCGGGTCGATCCTGTCGTATACGGCACCGAAGACGGTCCGCTGTCTCGCGGGATGCTGGACGAGTTCGAGCGCAACGGATTCTTGGTGATGCGGGACTTGCTCGATTCGGCGGAGATTGCCGTGCTTCGCGACGAATGCGAACGGCTCCGCCGCAGTGAACGGATCCGTCAATCGGAACTCGCGATTACGGAACCGACCAGCGGGGAGACGCGTTCTATTTTCGCGGTACAGACGGTCAGCGAGATTTTCGCGAAACTTGTATGCCACGAAATGGTGGTTCGGGCTGTGCGGCAACTGCTCGGCGGTGA from Candidatus Hydrogenedentota bacterium encodes:
- a CDS encoding ATP-binding protein; protein product: MPSRTWPDWVNRLEETYLAGGSSMFILHGNVGDMVPSAENGNAAFEPLSDFLATRLFGTYDIVLHYDLGRGLRVYAGADAKRLTRMNALFGKIMGGTIESVLEPGQAFRLIDRLINLLLAADDAASRKVAVLIDYADFICATEDRPTTHLATLLNWARSPVIRSVNVVFVLMTESLARLNGSLVQSAYTEEIGVELPTYDERKLFVTSEYSALANDADRLAKMSAGLTLTNFDAMLRLATRASAPAEGVDPVKEAVPQKDTAEISTAKLSTIKKNLMEAQLPGLIEFVEPKFDLSMVAGHAAAKERLVNDAKLVKQGQHDAVPMGYLICGPVGVGKTFLAQCYAGSVGIPCITILNFRSKYVGETEANLERILFVVRELGPIAVVVDEADAAVGDRTASGDSGTSARVFAQLASQMGNTQYRGKIIWFLLTCRPDLLPIDLKRQGRCEEHIPLFYPETVDDRREMFLAMAKKLKLPLDEKSLPDLSATPSLSGADIESVLTRVRRESLIQNRPIDAALVKEVIDNFRSLRSQAHELQLIAAILESSDQRYLPEKVRSQINSPEQYQVLARKLRELQAIEDSGL
- a CDS encoding MarR family transcriptional regulator, whose translation is MKTPSTSVRKPSNSGREDLRILSALRRIIRAVDIHSRKLATTHNLTVPQLLALMCVVEEGPVSSTHISEQIHLSGSTVVGLVDRLEAKGLVRRDRSTEDRRLVFVAATTLGIEAARAAPSPLQDRFVERLGRLDSDERDRIALSLERVVELMEARDIDASPILDVGDVKRPTASST
- the ectA gene encoding diaminobutyrate acetyltransferase, translated to MSLQLICVIIIASMITCIQMIDTQCTQSSPRSAADARVRLHAPHTEDAAEVWRLVQMAPPLEVNTPYAYLLLCTHFAQTSVVARNGRTLRGFIGGYRIQERPDTLYIWQIAVHPLDRRKGLGDMMLAALISRHGLSDVRFIEASVTPSNFSSNRFFLRFAQRRGFAVERRALFTADHFPEGNHEPEQLIRIGPLHVE
- the ectB gene encoding diaminobutyrate--2-oxoglutarate transaminase, which codes for MAIRTRAESTQVFERVESNVRGYCRAYPTVFTRAQNASLFNERGDRFIDFLAGAGTLSYGHNNPHLKKALLEYIAQDGIVHSLDMYSSAKRRFLEALDQIVLRPREMDYCVQFTGPTGTNAVEAALKIARNYTGRTNVIAFTNGFHGVTLGSVAVTGNAHFRSAAGVALCNTTFMPYDGYCGEHVDTIAFIERMLTDPSSGLDFPAAVIVECIQGEGGVNEASFDWLRRLERLCNMHGIVLIVDDIQAGVGRTGTFFSFEDADISPDVITLSKSLSGYGLPLSVVLLKRKLDIWKPGQHNGTFRGNNLAFVTAAEMIGRYWTNRGFSKQVQQKSWYMGKRLHQLRERFPSIVGVRGRGLFFGIEFSPICLAGEVRDAAFRNGLIVETCGARDHVLKILPPLTIEESDMAEGLCILEASLVEALESNESRAPVPMEYES
- a CDS encoding ectoine synthase; this translates as MIVRTLDSVRNSDREIHAPTWVSRRLLLKKDGMGFSMHETIIYAGTSTKMWYRNHLEAVYCIEGNGELEDVNSGALHVVKPGTLYALDKHDRHVLKAITELRLVCVFNPPCSGRENHDEHGGYPLLDDELAPVRSK